TCAGATGTTCTTCAATTTGATAAAATTTATCAAAGATTTTTTCCAAATCGGTTTGGGGAATGCCAATACCGGTATCTTCAATTTCAATAATCGTTGCTTCTTCTTTATTATTATCTTTCACGTTTGGGGTTATGCCGGTCAGGGGCAAACGCTGCACTCTGATGATAATTTGCCCGCCCGGCTTATTGAAGATAACGGCGTTTTTTAGGAGTTGATAGATAACTTCACTTAAGATGAATTGGTCGCCGCGGATGGTCAGTAAGGGGGTTGGCAACTCAATATGGCAGGTGATGTCTCGGTCTTTTATTTGTTTATCTAAATATTTTATAGATTTTTGCAGAAGCCAGTTGACGTTGATGTCAACAATATGCAACCCATCCTGGGTATTCCGTTGGGCGGTGGCAAAATCTACCAGTTCGTCAATGATTGATTTCAGGCGTTCGGTTGATTCCAGAATCAGGTCTGAAATGTGCAGCACGATGGGGTCATTATACTCTTGTAAACTCTCGCGCAAGACGCTCACAAACCCCATCACGCCGCCCAGGGGGGTGCGTAATTCGTGCGCCGCAATGTTGACGAATTCGTCCTTTAAACCTTCCAGGCGTTTGCGCTCGGTGAGATCGTGAAAGATCAAAACCCAACCCGGCCCGCTGCTCAAGGCGGCCAAAGCCACCAACAAGGTGCGGGGCATTGGTGCGGTGATTTCCACTTCAACGCTGCCAAAATTGGCCGATCCGGCTTCAATGGCCTGGATTGTTTGTTGTAACGGTTCTGCCGGCAAAAAGTCGGTTAAGGGCCGGCCAATGTAATCA
This genomic window from Anaerolineae bacterium contains:
- a CDS encoding PAS domain-containing protein gives rise to the protein MSDENSNQAEQQAYAQAKKYGEELARLYAEEKTRRKELETTTQKLQAIFDTAPNALAVVDNDLTVVEANPRFQFLFEQTNDYIGRPLTDFLPAEPLQQTIQAIEAGSANFGSVEVEITAPMPRTLLVALAALSSGPGWVLIFHDLTERKRLEGLKDEFVNIAAHELRTPLGGVMGFVSVLRESLQEYNDPIVLHISDLILESTERLKSIIDELVDFATAQRNTQDGLHIVDINVNWLLQKSIKYLDKQIKDRDITCHIELPTPLLTIRGDQFILSEVIYQLLKNAVIFNKPGGQIIIRVQRLPLTGITPNVKDNNKEEATIIEIEDTGIGIPQTDLEKIFDKFYQIEEHLTRNVGGLGLGLTIARQGVEQHNGQLTVTSKLGQGSVFRMVLPPITRLKDVSIDNRPDVAHQQTLAYAKDMARAVAAQLKMKKKLAQIETLTTTLTQTLDLLQATVPGGLAYASTLSQMQNIARELLELSQQTGE